A single genomic interval of Gossypium raimondii isolate GPD5lz chromosome 11, ASM2569854v1, whole genome shotgun sequence harbors:
- the LOC105804791 gene encoding histone H2AX, which yields MSSTGGSAKGGRGKPKSSKAVSRSHKAGLQFPVGRIARFLKAGKYAERVGAGAPVYLSAVLEYLAAEVLELAGNAARDNKKNRIVPRHIQLAVRNDEELSKLLGSVTIANGGVLPNIHQTLLPKKMGKGKGDIGSASQEF from the exons ATGAGTTCCACCGGAGGATCAGCGAAAGGAGGGAGAGGGAAGCCCAAGTCATCGAAGGCGGTGTCGAGGTCGCACAAGGCTGGGCTTCAGTTTCCCGTGGGGAGGATCGCCAGGTTCTTGAAAGCTGGCAAGTATGCCGAACGTGTCGGTGCTGGAGCTCCCGTCTACCTCTCTGCCGTGCTTGAGTACCTCGCTGCTGAG GTACTAGAACTTGCTGGAAACGCAGCGAGAGACAACAAGAAGAATCGAATAGTTCCAAGGCACATACAGTTAGCAGTGAGGAATGATGAGGAGTTGAGCAAGCTTTTGGGTTCAGTTACAATTGCAAATGGGGGTGTTTTGCCTAACATTCATCAAACCCTTCTTCCCAAGAAAATGGGAAAGGGTAAGGGTGACATTGGCTCTGCTTCTCAGGAGTTTTAG
- the LOC105804789 gene encoding uncharacterized protein LOC105804789, translated as MGTSVCFLNLSSCPRLRLSTFRILSSSEIGVSRRQVLEQVDKELSKGDERAALSLVKDLQGKPGGLRCFAAARQVPQRLYTLDELRLNGIETASLLSPVDSTLGSIERNLQLAAILGGVAAWNAFSFNPQQILFISLGFLFLWTLDLVSFNGGIGSLVLDTIGHTISQKYHNRVIQHEAGHFLIAYLVGILPRGYTLTSLEALKKEGSLNIQAGTAFVDFEFLEEVNAGKVSATTLNRFSCIALAGVATEYLLFGYAEGGLADINKLDGLLKGLGFSQKKADSQVRWAVLNTILLLRRHEAARSKLAEAMSLGKTVGSCIDIIEDNVNDADI; from the exons ATGGGCACTTCTGTTTGTTTTTTGAATTTGAGTTCATGTCCAAGGCTTAGGTTGTCTACGTTCAGGATTTTAAGTTCATCAGAAATTGGAGTGTCGAGAAGACAAGTATTGGAACAAGTTGATAAGGAGCTGAGCAAGGGAGATGAGAGGGCTGCTCTCTCTCTTGTCAAGGACTTGCAAGGAAAGCCTGGTGGCCTTCGATGTTTTGCTGCTGCTCGCCag GTTCCCCAAAGACTCTACACCTTGGACGAATTGAGATTGAATGGAATAGAAACTGCATCTCTTCTATCACCAGTTGATTCAACTCTGGGTTCAATAGAAAGGAACCTGCAACTTGCTGCTATCTTAGGAGGGGTTGCAGCTTGGAATGCTTTTAGTTTTAACCCACAGCAAATCCTGTTTATTTCTTTGGGATTCTTGTTTCTCTGGACACTAGACTTG GTTTCATTCAATGGAGGAATTGGCAGCTTGGTCCTTGACACAATTGGTCACACTATCAGTCAAAAGTACCACAACAGGGTTATTCAA CATGAAGCTGGTCATTTCTTGATCGCGTACCTGGTGGGCATCCTTCCTAGAGGATATACATTAACTAGTTTGGAAGCTTTAAAGAAAGAAGGATCACTCAATATTCAAGCAGGAACAGCCTTTGTGGATTTTGAGTTTCTCGAAGAA GTCAATGCAGGGAAAGTATCAGCTACG ACACTGAACAGATTCTCATGCATAGCCCTAGCAGGTGTGGCAACCGAATATCTGTTATTCGGATACGCTGAGGGAGGCCTTGCTGATATAAACAAG TTGGATGGATTGCTCAAAGGCTTGGGATTCTCACAAAAGAAAGCAGATTCCCAAGTTAGGTGGGCTGTACTTAACACCATACTACTATTGCGTCGCCATGAAGCAGCTCGATCTAAACTTGCAGAGGCGATGTCCCTGGGAAAAACTGTGGGATCTTGCATTGACATTATAGAGGATAACGTCAATGATGCTGACATATAG